GACAAAAAGAATAGCCAGAAGTGTAAGTCCCGTGGTCACCCACACGGGTGTGCGCGCCGATGTGCCTCTATACTCCTGTCTCATACAGATTTCACGGCATCCGCTACCGTGCGCGCCAAATTCGGGTGGAAGACAGACGGGAGAATCTCCGCAGCCGTTGGATGCGCAATAAGGTCTGCTACCGCATGCGCTGCGGCTAATTTTGTTTCACTTGTGAAAGATTTTTTGCGCCCCTCAAGCGCTCCCAAAAATATTCCGGGGTACACAAGCGCATTGTTCACTTGATTGGGAAAATCCGATCGTCCGGTCGCCACTACAGCAGCTCCACCCGCCAGCGCTTCTACCGGCATAATCTCTGGCGTAGGATTTGCCATAGCAAACACGATCGCTTTCGGCGTCATCGTGGCGATGTCCTCCGCACGAAGAAGCCCTGGCTGGGAAACGCCCAAAAAGACATCGCTCCCGCGGAGGGCCTCGGCAAGCGTGCTCCCCCATGACGTTGCATCCCGATCAAAAGCGCGTGTTGCGAACGCTTCCTTATATGCGTTCATTCCTTCCATGCGTCCTGGCGTAATCACCCCTTTCGTATCAAGCACGCGCAGATGCAAAGCACCGGCATCCAACAGGAGGTGCGCACTCGCCAGCCCCGCTGCGCCGGCACCATTAATCACTATACGGACATCTTGGATCGCCTTCCCCACCACGTGGAGCGCATTTAAAAGCCCCGCCAGCACCACAACAGCGGTTGCGTGTTGGTCATCGTGAAGTACCGGAATATCAAGTTCGCGCGACAAACGCTCCTCTACTTCGAAACATCGCGGCGCCGCAATATCTTCCAAGTGGATAGCGCCGAATGTCGGCGCGATATGTTTTACCGTCTCCACAATGACGGACGCATCTTGACTGTCGATAAGAATCGGCCAGGCATCCACGTTGGCAAATTTTTTGTAAATCACCGCCTTCCCCTCCATAACCGGCAACCCCGCTTCAGCGCCAATATTCCCAAGTCCAAGCACGGCCGACCCATCTGTCACAATGGCCACGCTCCTGCCACGCATAGTGAGATCCCACACACGCGACGGATCCTTTGCGATGGTCAGGCATGCTTCTGCAACACCCGGTGTATAGGCGCGGGCCAAGTCCTCAACCGTCTCAAGCGGCACGCGCGAAGCAATTTCAAGCTTTCCGCGATAGAGCTCATGCATGGCAAGAGATTCTTCAGAGATAGACATAAAAATTATACATCACGTAAAAAAGAGACCGGGGCTTTTTTCATTGACGCACGCTCCCCCGCCGTATCGAGAACGATCGTTGGTTCTTCGTATCCATCTGCGTCCCTGCGTGGCAGAGAGGCCGCAGGGACAGATCGCAAGCGAACTTCCTCAAAAAGTGCGCGCGGTACTTCGGAAAGAAACATGGACGGCTGGTGGACAAAGTAAGATTCTGTTCCATCCGTCAGGGGATACGTGAGCGTAAGGCGGTGGCGCGCACGTGTGACCGCCACATAAAACAAACGGCGTTCTTCCTCGATGGCATCTCGATCTTCAAGCGCGCGACGATGCGGAAACGATCCATCCTGCAAGCGCATGAGAAACACGTGGTCCCACTCAAGACCCTTTGCCTGATGAATGGTGGAGAGGACAAGGCGGTCCTCGACCGGTGCGCCCGTCTGGCGTGCCGCCTCATAGTCGTCGTGGAGTGTGACTTCTGCCAAAAAATCCACAAGCGTGTCGAACGATTCAGCAAACAAGGCAAACTGTTCAATATCCTCCAGACGCTCGGCGGCATCAGGATATTGTGCGCGCATGTATTCCTGATAATCCGACCGCGCCACGGCGCGGATCATTTCGGCGGGAAGCGCCTCGCGCGAAAGATCGCGTGCCACACGCAGGTATCCATTCCATCCAGCCCCTGCGCGCGGAGGCAGCGACAAAGGTTCCTCAAACACGCGCTCCCAGCTGTCCACATGGCGCACGCGCGCAAAAACACTCGAGGCTGTCACCGGCCCAATGCCCGCCTGGTGAGAAAGAACGCGCAGCCACGAAGGCTCATCTTGAACGTTTGCCCGTATGCGCAGATACGCAAGAATATCCTTTACATGCGCGCGTTCAAAAAATCGTAGACCTCCACGGTACTCATAGGGGATTCCAAGCCGGACAAGTTCCATTTCCAATTGTTGGCTGTGAAAAGCGGAGCGAAAGAGTACGGCCATCTCTCGCAGAGATGTTCCTCCCTTCGCTTGTTTATCAATCTCTGCAGAAAGATACTTTGCCTCTTGCAGGGGCGAGCCCGTCGCCACAAGAGAAGGGCGCGCGGCCGAAGCGCGCATGGCACGGAGCGTTTTTTCATACTGCTCCGTGTTGTGCGTGATGCTCGCATTGGCAAGTGAAAGGATTTCTGGCGCTGAGCGATAGTTGGCCGTCAGATGAAACGTACGCGTACCAGCAAACCAAGTAGGAAAATCCAAGATGTTGCGCACCGTCGCGCCGCGAAACGCATAAATACTCTGCGCATCGTCGCCGACGACCAAAATATTTTTGTGCAGGGAAGCCAAGCGCCGCACAATCGCTCCTTGAATCAAGTTTGTATCTTGAAATTCATCTACCAAAACATAGCGAAACTGCTCCGCGAGCTGATGCGCAACCTGCGCATGTGTCTCGAGAAGTTCGTGGAAAAAACACAGGAGGTCATCGAAATCCATGAGGTTGCCCATGCGCTTCTTTTCCGTATATCGTTTGGCAATCTCCTCAAGTGTAGGGGTAAGCGGTGCCCAAGAGACGTAGTTCTCCTCCACAACCTCCCGCAACGTCCGGCTGCTGTTGCGCCCAAAACTCACCATGGAGTGAATCACGGCCGCGGAGGGAAATCGCGTCTCCGCAGCATCAGGTTTTACTTCTTTAAGACACGTGCGGATGAGCAATTCGGAATCGTCGCCGTCTAAAATCGTAAACGAAGGAGAAAACCCAAGCTCGGGCGCAAAGCGACGAAGCATCTTGTGCGCGACAGAGTGAAAAGTTCCCGACCACAGACCGCGGGCTCCTTCCCCGCAGAGGCGTTCAATGCGGCCTGTCATCTCTCGCGCAGCTTTGTTTGTGAACGTGAGAAGAAGAATCTCCTGCGGAAGCACACCCTCTGAAAGAAGGTGGGCCACGCGATACGTGATGGCGCGCGTCTTTCCCGACCCAGCACCTGCAAGAACAAGCACGGGCCCGTCCCCGTGTAGCACCACGTCGCGCTGTTCGTCGTTCAGACTGGTTTCAAGATCGAGGGCAGGCATAGGTGAGGGGAAGTATAGCAAACCGAAGGAGTCGAAAACCAGCCGTGCGGCTGGTTGAGATAAGGAACGTGTTCTAGATATGTTGGGCAGCCAGGCGAAGAGCGGCATGCAGGTCCTTGATCCGACGGACGCGGCACGCGCGTGCAGCATCTTCCATACACCCGACAAGACCGGGGATGGTGCTGCGCCGACGCAAGGCCTTCCGCTCCCACCACAGACCGCGCGCCCACTGACGTGCGTCGTGAACTCCGTGGCGCAACTCCGCCCACGGGATGCACGCGTCGGGCAGACGCCGCACCTCGATCGTACCCACCAGCGTGCGCAGAGACGCCAGCTGCATGAGCCCGAAGTGCTGGATCGAGATGCCAACAACCTGCGCCTGATACCGCGCCACCAGCTCCTTGGGCGGCCGAGGATCCTGGCTCGACTCGGCCAGACCGATCATCTCCTGCAGATCGCGGGCCATGTGTTGCGTCAGGTGTTCAACCGGGCGCGGGTACACGGCCAGCAGATCCCGAGACGCCGCATCCATCTGCTCGTAGAGCGACCGCAGGGTTTCGCTGTCACCCCAGTGGCGAGACAGAAGCGTCATCCAGTCGTTCACCTGGCGACGCAGAGCGTCCAGGAAGCCGAGCAGCGCGTGGCGCTTGGCGAGCAGGACGGCCCGCCGGGGATCGAGCCACTCGTGCACGGCTTCGATCTCTTCCCGGCGCACGCCCAGGTGCTCGGCCGAAGCCGAGAGCCGCGCCAGGTTGGCACTCCAGTTGCGCCGCTCCGTCCGATCATGAGCAAAGACCGCATCCCCCATGAGCTCGCGCGCACGCGCAGCACGCGGACCCTGCACAGCCCGCAGAAGGTCGAGAAGTCCGGCGACGCGCTTGGCGTAGACGGCATCTCGCTCCCGCCGGGCGCTCTCGGCAAGAAGGGCGTCGCTCCAGAACAGGGCAAGCTCGGAGAGGCCGAACTCGATGGTGGGCATCTCCACGTTGTCCATCTTGGCTTCCACGCGGTTGCACATCTCGATGGCCTCGGGCAGACCGCGGCAGCAGACGAACATCTGCCGCCGGTCATCCCAGACCATGACCGCACCACGCCAGATGAACTTCTTGAGCGCCGGGCTGGGCCGGCCGCGCGCCTCCCTGAACGCCGACGACTCGTAGCGCTCGGTGGACAGGAAGACGCCTGGCATCCAATGGATAGCACGGAGATCGTGGACTCCCGCCCGCGACTTGATGCTGGAAAGAACCGTCTCATAACTTGGATCCGACATGACTCTATCTCCAGGGTTGGCGGCAGAAGGATACTGGTTCTGCCTCTAAAGTTCAAACCAGTAAACCAAACACCATAGGCTGTTTGGTTTACCTCAAATACCTTGCCTTGTTCACGTTGTGCTCCTCAAGCGTTTTTGCGTAATACACCTTTCCCTCTGCATCGGTGAGAAAAAAGAAATAGGGGTTGGCTGCTGGCTCGAGAGCGGCACGGATCGCATCAAGGCCCGGATTAGAGATTGGGCCAGGTGGGAGGCCGCGATATTTGTACGTATTGTATGGGGAGTCTATATCGCGATCCGCATAGCTGATTGATGGCGTATCTTTTCCCGTCACGTAGTTAACCGTGGAGTCCGCTTGAAGCGCCATGCCAATATCGAGCCGCCGCCAGAATAGATCGGCCACCAGACGGCGATCTTCGGGTGAGCGAACTTCTTGTTCAAGGATAGATGCCATCGTAAGGATTTCATGCGTCGTGCGGCCGGACGCTTCAAGTGCCGGCGCAAGCTCTTCCAATTTTTCATCCATCTCCCGCCGCAGGCGCTTCACCATGTCTTCTGGAATGACTCCTTTAAGAAAACGATACGTGTCGGGAAAGAGATATCCCTCGAGATCGCGTGTCGCAACAGCGTCCCAGGCAGCGCGCGTCGTCACCCCTTCTGCTTCAAGATAATCTCCCATTTTCGCGAGCGTCCATCCTTCGGGAAATGTAAGGGTAAGTTCTGTGGCTGTAGGGTCCGTCATGCGCCGGAGCACGTCGTGCGTGCTCATGCCAGACTTGAGTGAAAACGCCCCGGGCTGTAAACGTCCCTCGACACGAAGAAGCTTTGCGTAGACTTTAAACAGGAATGGACTCTCAATGATGTCCTCATCTTTAAGAAGCTCTGCAATGAAACTCACGCCTGATCCTTGCTCCACCATCACCGTTTTTTCCACGGCATCCGCGGCCGGGTCGCGAAGCCACAACTCGCGGATCACAAGCCAGCCGAAAAAGACAACAAGAAGAAGAGCAATAAGACGTTTCATAGAATATGATGAGCGCCGCGCGCCGAAAGTTCTGCAATAATTTCTTTGACACGTTGGGCATGCGCATGCGTGGTAACAAGAAGAGCATCGGGCGTGTCCACCACCACAAGGTTGGAAACTCCCAAAAGTGCCACGAGCTTTTCCCCCGTCACATGCACAAGATTTCCGCGGGCATCAATGGTCAGAACATCGCCATGCAATACATTTTCCGTCCGGTCATCTTCCGCCAGTCGCGCATAGAGCGTGTCCCACGCGCCAATGTCACTCCAGCCAAAATCACCCTTGATGATGAGCGCCTGGTTCGGATCGAGCTTCTCAACCACGGCATAATCAAATGAAATGGCCAGCAAACTCTCGAACGCTCCCGCCCGGAGCGCATGCCCCATCTCAGGAGCATACATGTCGAAAGCTTCGAGAAACTTTCGCGGTGTCCACGTAAAGTAGTTCGCATGCCATAAATAATCTCCGGCCTCAAGGTATGATTTCGCCACATCGTATGAGGGTTTCTCATGCTGACCACGGAAGGTATAGACCTCCACCCCATCTTTCTCCGAGACACGGGGGCCGATGCGTGTGTAGCCGAGGATCGTGCTTGGAAACGTCGCAACGACACCGATGTCGAGAAGCTTCCCCGTCTCTTCGACAAGACAACCCGCGACACGGAGGCAGTCGAGAAACTTCTCCTCGTCGCGAATATAGTGATCGCTTGGGATAAACACCATCGGCTCGTCGGGCGCAATGGCAAAAAGCGCCATCGCAGCAAAGCCCATCGCCGGTCCCGTATCTCGTTTCACCGGCTCGACAATGATGCGATCGGCGGGGACATCGGGAAAGAGCTCTTGGATCATCGAAGCAAACGCGGGTGAGGTGGAGAAAAAAATATCTTCCGATGCCAAAAGCCGGAGAAGCCGCCGATACGTGTCCTTGAGGAGCGGCTCTTCAGAGAGGAGCGCCGTAAATTGCTTTGGCCGATTCGCACGCGAGAGCGGCCACAGCCGCGTCCCCACTCCGCCGGCCAGAATCACAGCTTTCATACGAAACGCAGAAAAAACAGAATGGCAAGGAGGGCTGTACCGTACGCCACGAATCCGCCGACAAGAAGTCCCGCAAGAATGTCAGACCAGTAATGTAGTCCCGCGTAGACACGCGCAAAAAGAATCCCTATCGAGAGGACAAAGGCGCCCCAAAAAAATAGGCTGCCGCCCATAGCGGAGAATATCAAGATGGTTGCGCACAACGAGGCGTGGCCAGAGGGAATGGAGGTTGTGGCCACACGCAAACGAAATAACGGGCGCAGATGCTCACGCTGAAACGGACGTTTGCGTTTAATACCTGCTTGGATGGCAATGACGACAAGCTGCGAGAGAACGACAGCAACCCCATAGACGGCCGCGCCCTTTACGTCACGCCAAAAAAATCCGAGAGGAATGGCAACAAGAACAAATGGGAGATCGCGCGCGACAAAGATCGCGAGTCGGTCTAGCCACCGCCGCCTTCCCGCTTGGTTGTGGATCACGCATGTAAGCCGGTAATCGAGATCGGATAACATCATAGAAGCGGCTGCCCCGTCATCTCTGGGGGTTGAGAGATACCAAGTACGGATAACATCGTCGGCGCCACATCAGCAAGCATACCCACCGGCGGAACCAGCGACAAGTCACCATTGGGAATTTCCCCCACAGGAGACGCCTGCCCCTCGAACGCTTTGCTCACCACAATAAAGGGGACGGGGTTGGTGGAATGTTCTTTGTCAATCTCGCCAGAGACGACATTACGCACCTCCTCGGCATTCCCATGGTCTGCGGTCACAAAAAGCACCCCACCCTGATCGAGCAGAGCATCGGCGATTTTCCCGATGAAGCCATCATCCACTTCAAGAGCCTCAATGGTCGCTTCCAAATTTCCCGTATGCGCC
This genomic stretch from Candidatus Uhrbacteria bacterium harbors:
- a CDS encoding NADP-dependent malic enzyme, yielding MSISEESLAMHELYRGKLEIASRVPLETVEDLARAYTPGVAEACLTIAKDPSRVWDLTMRGRSVAIVTDGSAVLGLGNIGAEAGLPVMEGKAVIYKKFANVDAWPILIDSQDASVIVETVKHIAPTFGAIHLEDIAAPRCFEVEERLSRELDIPVLHDDQHATAVVVLAGLLNALHVVGKAIQDVRIVINGAGAAGLASAHLLLDAGALHLRVLDTKGVITPGRMEGMNAYKEAFATRAFDRDATSWGSTLAEALRGSDVFLGVSQPGLLRAEDIATMTPKAIVFAMANPTPEIMPVEALAGGAAVVATGRSDFPNQVNNALVYPGIFLGALEGRKKSFTSETKLAAAHAVADLIAHPTAAEILPSVFHPNLARTVADAVKSV
- a CDS encoding ATP-dependent helicase — protein: MPALDLETSLNDEQRDVVLHGDGPVLVLAGAGSGKTRAITYRVAHLLSEGVLPQEILLLTFTNKAAREMTGRIERLCGEGARGLWSGTFHSVAHKMLRRFAPELGFSPSFTILDGDDSELLIRTCLKEVKPDAAETRFPSAAVIHSMVSFGRNSSRTLREVVEENYVSWAPLTPTLEEIAKRYTEKKRMGNLMDFDDLLCFFHELLETHAQVAHQLAEQFRYVLVDEFQDTNLIQGAIVRRLASLHKNILVVGDDAQSIYAFRGATVRNILDFPTWFAGTRTFHLTANYRSAPEILSLANASITHNTEQYEKTLRAMRASAARPSLVATGSPLQEAKYLSAEIDKQAKGGTSLREMAVLFRSAFHSQQLEMELVRLGIPYEYRGGLRFFERAHVKDILAYLRIRANVQDEPSWLRVLSHQAGIGPVTASSVFARVRHVDSWERVFEEPLSLPPRAGAGWNGYLRVARDLSREALPAEMIRAVARSDYQEYMRAQYPDAAERLEDIEQFALFAESFDTLVDFLAEVTLHDDYEAARQTGAPVEDRLVLSTIHQAKGLEWDHVFLMRLQDGSFPHRRALEDRDAIEEERRLFYVAVTRARHRLTLTYPLTDGTESYFVHQPSMFLSEVPRALFEEVRLRSVPAASLPRRDADGYEEPTIVLDTAGERASMKKAPVSFLRDV
- the mltG gene encoding endolytic transglycosylase MltG; amino-acid sequence: MKRLIALLLVVFFGWLVIRELWLRDPAADAVEKTVMVEQGSGVSFIAELLKDEDIIESPFLFKVYAKLLRVEGRLQPGAFSLKSGMSTHDVLRRMTDPTATELTLTFPEGWTLAKMGDYLEAEGVTTRAAWDAVATRDLEGYLFPDTYRFLKGVIPEDMVKRLRREMDEKLEELAPALEASGRTTHEILTMASILEQEVRSPEDRRLVADLFWRRLDIGMALQADSTVNYVTGKDTPSISYADRDIDSPYNTYKYRGLPPGPISNPGLDAIRAALEPAANPYFFFLTDAEGKVYYAKTLEEHNVNKARYLR
- a CDS encoding mannose-1-phosphate guanylyltransferase, coding for MKAVILAGGVGTRLWPLSRANRPKQFTALLSEEPLLKDTYRRLLRLLASEDIFFSTSPAFASMIQELFPDVPADRIIVEPVKRDTGPAMGFAAMALFAIAPDEPMVFIPSDHYIRDEEKFLDCLRVAGCLVEETGKLLDIGVVATFPSTILGYTRIGPRVSEKDGVEVYTFRGQHEKPSYDVAKSYLEAGDYLWHANYFTWTPRKFLEAFDMYAPEMGHALRAGAFESLLAISFDYAVVEKLDPNQALIIKGDFGWSDIGAWDTLYARLAEDDRTENVLHGDVLTIDARGNLVHVTGEKLVALLGVSNLVVVDTPDALLVTTHAHAQRVKEIIAELSARGAHHIL
- a CDS encoding phosphatase PAP2 family protein produces the protein MMLSDLDYRLTCVIHNQAGRRRWLDRLAIFVARDLPFVLVAIPLGFFWRDVKGAAVYGVAVVLSQLVVIAIQAGIKRKRPFQREHLRPLFRLRVATTSIPSGHASLCATILIFSAMGGSLFFWGAFVLSIGILFARVYAGLHYWSDILAGLLVGGFVAYGTALLAILFFLRFV